A stretch of the Panicum virgatum strain AP13 chromosome 9N, P.virgatum_v5, whole genome shotgun sequence genome encodes the following:
- the LOC120688003 gene encoding uncharacterized protein LOC120688003, with product MIGFPNGLVIHTDACKGLEIAIDQVFPGVEHRECMRHLVANFGKLFKGKLYDDNLWPSSLTYSSKKHMYHLRQMFTKQEVEDFLEKDHPKIWARSKFNEICKVDYVNNNLAESFNAWIRKVKGLNLVDMLDKIRQMLMAKFSLRQKIAAEKFVGHKIIPAMMKPLHAKTRSLKMTLIKRKPYEADVTAIDKENREWRYPVDLEKRTCSCRQWQITGLPCIHALFFITSLRGPAAEIDQYVHEYYSVAKFNATYVENVPSMEGKQQWEVINPGFVLHAPLQGRAPGRPKKTRIRSSAKGRSGLGPRKARCKRCGGSGL from the coding sequence ATGATAGGGTTTCCAAATGGGTTGGTCATACACACAGATGCTTGCAAAGGCCTAGAAATTGCAATTGATCAGGTGTTCCCTGGAGTGGAGCATAGAGAATGTATGCGGCACCTTGTTGCTAATTTTGGGAAACTGTTTAAAGGAAAACTGTATGATGACAACCTATGGCCATCATCTTTGACATATAGCTCAAAGAAGCATATGTACCACCTAAGGCAAATGTTCACAAAGCAAGAAGTGGAGGACTTCCTAGAGAAGGATCACCCCAAGATTTGGGCTAGAAGCAAATTCAATGAAATCTGCAAGGTTGACTATGTCAATAATAACCTTGCAGAGTCGTTCAATGCATGGATTAGGAAAGTCAAGGGGTTAAATTTGGTGGATATGTTGGATAAGATCAGGCAAATGCTGATGGCCAAGTTTTCCTTGCGTCAAAAAATTGCAGCTGAAAAATTTGTTGGTCACAAAATCATTCCAGCTATGATGAAGCCCTTGCATGCTAAAACTAGATCTTTGAAAATGACACTGATTAAGCGAAAGCCTTATGAGGCTGATGTGACAGCAATTGACAAGGAGAACAGAGAATGGAGGTATCCCGTGGACTTAGAAAAGAGGACATGTAGTTGCAGGCAATGGCAGATTACTGGGCTACCCTGCATCCATGCCTTATTTTTCATTACTTCTCTTCGTGGTCCAGCTGCAGAAATTGATCAGTACGTGCATGAGTATTACTCAGTTGCCAAGTTTAATGCCACATATGTTGAAAATGTGCCTTCCATGGAGGGAAAACAACAATGGGAGGTCATCAATCCAGGTTTCGTTCTACACGCTCCACTTCAGGGAAGAGCACCAGGAAGGCCAAAGAAGACTAGAATAAGGTCAAGTGCTAAGGGGAGGAGTGGACTTGGTCCAAGGAAGGCTAGATGCAAGAGATGTGGAGGTTCAGGACTGTGA